In the Neodiprion virginianus isolate iyNeoVirg1 chromosome 2, iyNeoVirg1.1, whole genome shotgun sequence genome, AACGGTCTTCGCATCGATATCCCATCCCGTCGTGAAACGGCAATCAATTTCTTGCCCCGATTTCGCTTACGTGATAAGGCGGGTACACCCAAATATCCAAATATCCTTGCGGCAGATACTTACAACGGGCGTCGTGTGCATAGCCGAGGTTCTCCTTGTTTCTGTCCTTCGGAAGCCGGACTAATTTCAAAGCGGAAATTGCTTTTATTTAAATCTTATGTTAAGTAACCCAATTTGGACGGTCGGACCGACCTGACGAGAAATAAGCTAACCGAATACCCACCTCCGAGTAAAAGTTCGCCGTACGAATCCTTCGCACTGACGCGACGGCGTAAGAAACTCCGTAACTAATTAACCAGAATTCTACTAATGACGGAGACGCCAAGAGTGGGAATAATTAAGACTGCGCGGAGAATTCCTctcatatttcattttcaataagAAGCAGGGCTGGTTTGAAAATCTTTTCTGCTCGGGACAGTGGCAACACTTTTATACCTCCAACTGCagcgtaaaaataaaaaaagggaaaaagcaCAGGATGTCAACATCGTACATTTCAGACCAAGGTTTACGTAGTCGTATGGCGAAAAGCTGATTCGCCTCGTAGCTGAATTCTCGATTCTATTAAATCGAATTCACTGTTGTAACTCATACGCGCACATATATCATACGTTTTGATGCAGTatctgtaataataaatattcatatgaTACAGACCACGACCGTACCGCGTATTGATTTCGCTTTAAACTCGCGTGAACACGCGATGATTTGAAGCAATTTCGTCGACTATGTGCGGTAATTGCGTACCGTTATCACTGCAGATTTTACATACACATATTTACGGTAGCGGGCAATAAAGCGACTGTTcgggatttttatttcatttacattGTACTCATACTCCTCTTTCATTTATGTCGAATCACGCGATTACCATTGACATTTTGCATAACGTGCATTAGCGGATTCGATTAGCGAATTCTAATTCGCTCATTCAACTCGCTATGAAGCATACCTATACAACTTTGCACGAATCTGCCTGCGTCGAAACTCCCATCGGTCGATTTATTACTTTTATCTTCATTCCTGCAcctgtaatgaaattttaaacagaGATTAATGTAAAACGGCTTCCATCCCGCAACTGAGCTTTTAATCTCCTTTGTACTCGCGGGGCTCGACCTGGTGGGGCGCGAACGCCTGCAGCCCAAGCTCTGTAGGTATTCTCTTTGAGTTCTGTGATATTGCTACACCAACTGTTCGATAATCCATTTCCACTTGGGTTCAGATAATAAAAGATACTTTTATTCCGCATTCCGCATTCCGTTACAGCTATGCCCGTCTACACAGATCACATACATATTCTTCACGATTATAGAGAGATATAGATttaagaatgaaatttattctcgtTATTCGCATTATCGTAAAGTTATActgtaaaaaatacaaattcaaaTCGACAAAAAAGAAGCCTCGAACATTTATCCGATAGGATGCTTTCGACATTGCCATTCGTCACTGCTGTAACCGCACAGGCCATTGCTCAAGCTTTTATATCTAATGTCATATACGCACATGGATTGAGAAGAGAAGTAAAAAGTCACGGAGAGTCGGAAAAATACACCATTATGCAGCATATTCGTTTGCAGCGGTGAACAAAGCAGCAAACAAACATGGCGTCGCGATGATGAATAACAATTTGTAATGCAAGGTGTCGGGCTTTATGAATAAAAAGCGCCACACTCGATTTAATATCTTCACGTAgcttcgatatttttttcacatgaaaatttaattacaacaGTTCACAACGTCAAAATGATCTTAGTGAATTTAAACGAATATAACATTATCAATCACTGTAAACGGAAAGGGGAAAGAGAGAAGCCATATTGGCTAACAGCCTACGACGTAGTCTTCATGGCGGACTATTTCAAATAGTTTGGCGGTGTCATTAGGGTGGTTCTCTTTCTAAACTTGTTTTTAAGGTACGAAAAATACTGGGGAAAAAGAACTGTCGCAAAACTTgcaaaaagtaagaaaatatttcgaggTCGCTAACGATTATTTTAATACTttttaaaagttaaaaaaCGGACCACCCTACGGTGTCGTATATTCAACACAAGGCATTCGCATCGTACGGCGTATCTTGAGGCGGCGACTTGGCTCATAATGTACGCACAGCGTAGGAGGAATTCCGAAATTATACATCCACAACTTACCGCGGCAACGGGCAGATTGTCAAATTTAAACAATCGGGTGGCTGCAGGGTTGGCGCTGGAGCCGCTTCGCGCCAACTTGTAACAATGGAACGTCGGATATGACAAAGTACGATCGCGCGTTGCCGCAGTCTCGCGATTGTTTCAAAGTTTACGGGGATCAGCCCAGTTTGATATACTGCATTGTTCCCCTCGGCCGTTGGGTTCGGTTGATTTCACGCCAGTATTTAGTCGACCCTCCGCAACCTCCCGCCCGCGATCGCCGACACGCACTGGAAACTAGGAAAATGCTCGATCTCTTCGACTCCCTCAAGGCGCTTCTGCAGGAGGAAACCGCCCGCGTCGACAACATCGTCTTCAGGCTCCATTCACGGGCGACCGTTATCCTCCTCTCGGCCTGCGCCATCCTCGTCACCGCCAAGCAGTACATCGGCGAACCCATTTCCTGCATCACGGATGGAACTATCGGTACAACcgcacccccccccccaaaaaaaaaaaaaacgtacccGATATCGTTCATTTATCATTCTGCAACTCAGCTGGCGACGAGTTTTTAGGTTATATTGTATTTTCTTACAGACAAACATCACCCTCCAGggttttatattttcaccgAGAGCGATCATCGAATCGTTAATCTCTCACACATTTAATTGTCAATTTCGTAcgttttgatttattttaatttaatttaatttgtgAGGGGTTATTTTGCCCCCTCCCGAAATTCCGCAGTcaatttctttcgcaaaatttccGTGTCTTTATTGCGCGTACTAATTATTCACATTCTTCCGATTCGAtggaataaattgacgtcacgTACAGCGTCACGAGGTGCAGACTTGCAAACAATGGTTATATAACGCGTAGATCGGCTAAAACGCGATCGAAAAGAAATTAGGTAGCCGCTGGGTGCAGCATGTTGAAAACGTTTTTGATTAGCTATCGGAAAACGTTTAGGTCGCGTTATTGAATGACTCGAATAATTCCACCCCATCTTACCCTGCGGGCGGCTGCTTCAGCCtgttattatacctataaagTAAAATACGCTCCACCGAATACCAACGCTGATCTTATATACGAGATATTTATCTCGGATCTTCTCTTATTCTCTACCGTCTACTGCACAGGATTATACGATTCGGTATCGACCCTGCCTCCATGAGCTGAATCATGCATCAGCggttaatttcattttaatcgaatccaatgtattgtttttgcactttttaatatgaaatatttcgagGATGCTCGTGAAGAGTtaatgttaaaaaaagaataatcaGGTAACACGACTACCCTGATGTACGCGGTCTGTTCTTAACGTAGGTCGTCTGACAAGTGTCCTGGACAATATTTTTCCAGCATTATCGGTCGGCAGCTGAAGCTGAAGTAGATGAAAGAAAACACAACGATCTGGTTAATTCCCGAACCTTGAACCCTTTTCATTACCAATTTGTAATCCAATTGCCTCAATTATCACGACCCTTATCAATTTCCCCGAACCTTATCCGGCAGACAAGGACTCCGTGAACGCCTACTGCTGGATCTACAGCACGTTCACCGTTTCGCGGCACTTGACCGGAATCCCGGGAATCAGCGTGGCCAGTCCTGGTGTGGGCCAAGCACTTGAAGGCGACGAAATTCACCAGCATCGCTACTACCAATGGGTGGGTGCGTTCCCGCCAAGGGAGTAGAGTAATGAATTTACGTAATCCCAGCTAACGAGGTTGTCGAGGTCCCGCAAAAGGGGAACACCTCGCACGGTGGATTTTCCGCGGTACAACGTATTCCCTGCATGTCTTCCGGGGTATTGTAACTAAAACGTTTTTCCCCCCAAAATTGAACGAGCAGGTATGCTTCGTCCTCGTGCTCCAGGCCCTGATGTTCTACACACCCCGAGCCCTCTGGGGTGTCTGGGAACGTGGAACCGTGAGACTCCTCTCCGTGAATCTCGACAACCCGTTCTACCGCGACGAATGGACTAAAGAGAGAAGGAACCAGCTGGTGGAATACTTCGCCATCACGAATCTGCATACTCACAACTTCTACGCCTTTAGATTCCTTACTTGTGAAATCCTCAACTTCTGCAACGCGGTATGGGTCTTGATCgttaaaacatattttcaatttaaatatcGCGATTACCTACCGCACCTAATTTCCTTTACGACAGCTGCCAATTGGAATTTCACCGtctgtatacgtgtatatattaatgtacttataattcgatgaaaattcagTCACGATTCGATATTCATGACTTGCCCTCGTCAGATCTACCGCGATCCTTGTGAAAACGCGAACGATGGATTAAATAACGCAACGTCGAGTCCGAAAATCGCTACAAcgttaaaaacaaaagcacGCGAAATAACCGAGCCAAACCTTCTGGGTATTTAAGtcgttgatttttaattaagGCAGGTTCGTTAAAAGCTTGGCGAGCAGTCAGAAAAAGCTCCTTCATCTTTTCCTTTGATTCAGAAGTTGAAAGGAAGCTCAACGTTCGTCAGTCGGCGGGCTAAAGGGGCGCTTTTTAGGAGATGCCCGGACTAGAATATACAATGGGCATAATACTAAAGATCCGAGTGAATCGGACGTAGCTTTTAACATTATACAGATTGGCCAGATGTATCTGCTCGACGTGTTCCTGGAAGGACAATTCACTAAATATGGACCAGCGGTAACGGCGTTTGCGATTGAATCGAGACCGTTCCAAAGAGTGGACCCCATGACGAGGCTTTTCCCAAAGATGACCAAGTGCACCATCCACACCTTTGGCGCTTCGGGTTCGCCGCAGACCCGCGACGCTCTTTGCGTTTTGCCTCTCAACGTAGTCAACGAGAAGATATTTGTCTTCATCTGGTTCTGGCTCGTGTTTTTGGCCGCAGTTAGCGGCCTCGCCGTTGTTTACAGGTACTGTATCTTAGAGCTGAAATCTAATTTGCAATATTTACCATATCGATTTTTCGTACGAATTTTTATGCCACAGAATGATAGTCTTCTCCCAGCCGTGGGCTCGCGTTTATCTGCTGCGAGCAACGGCCCAGCTTATTCCACGATCTCAGGCTGAGACGATTGTGCAAACTTTTGATATCGGCGATTGGTTCCTGTTGCATCAACTCAGTCACAATATAAACCCGATCGTTTTCTGGGAACTCGTAAACGAGCTCGCATCGAAATTCTCTGGAAAGCTCGCCAAGGAGAAAGTGGAAAGTCTTGAATTTATCTGAATGTAATATACTAATAAACCGTGGTATTAATGGTATACAAATTTTAAACCATAATTATCGTGCTCCTTTAATTATATGTGTACCCCTAAATCAGTTTTTATCGTATGCTACAACTTGCAGTTTACTTTCCTGATATCTAACGTTGAACAGAAATCGAACGCAAGCCCGAAGAATATAGTCAATGAATTTGATCATATATCGAACATGTTTATTTagtaatatattatgtatataattctATAACATACAAAATCATGCGAAACcatgagaaagaatagaagCATCCTGCGTAAAAAGTTGATGGTAATGAGATCTTTCTGACGAGAatattgacgaaaaaaaaaaatcgacgaaCGGAACGAGAATCGTTATGCGGAGGAATTATGAGATACTATCAGAAcaagataattaattacgGTGCTTGTCGTGGTAATTGATTTCTGAATAATCAATTCAACTTCGTGATAGGATGTTATAGGTTATTGAAGATTTTAGGCATTACAATTTAATTATCTTGATGTAATTCGAGGTGATACGGGATTAGTGAATTCGAATATTTAAACATGcatgtaaaattataatattgatCTTCATATTATAGATATGTATAGATTCAGTTGCTGTATAGTGTAACAACTCTAGTAAACTTGCAAAGACACAGATTTCCCTAAAGTACCTCCAAAGTGTTTGAATCCATACTTTTCGCGGGTTTTTTCCCGCTTTGTCAAAGTTATCGACGCATGAGCTGACATCTATGAGGCTGTCAGCTTGACAGTTTGAATGTCAAAACGCGGGGAATTGGATTCGGTTGAGGCGGTTCTGTATCTCGCCGGGTGGCACTACACGtggtatcgttgaaaataatcaattccgTGAGAGCCGAGTGAATAACCTCAAATCCTGACGGGCACGCGAAGACCCAAAAAATGTGCAATTTCCGGGTGAAAGTCGACCTGTCGGCCTTCTACGATGACGTGAGGCGTTTTAGTTGGGTCTACGTCGACAAAGGCACGGTAACTTGCATCTGCCACCTTCAAAATCACATCGCCAAGGTTTTCGACATACAACAACCGTTACACTTGCTTCTTCACACCGGCGAGTATTTACCGCCGAACGAAGACGCCcgtattttgaaagaaaatgaaacaatcgtGTGAGTATCACATTATCTCTGTCTCTCTATTCCGTTCTGATGAAATCGCGATTCAAATCTACTTATCCAAAATGCGACACGTTCTATATTTCAGCGCTGTACCTGGCACTGGATTACAAAATGATCAAGATTCTGGCAAAGCTGAATCAGATGTTCAGGTCGATACAAGCTCCATCATTTCATCTtcaaaaaaacataaacaacCCACTGcggagaaaaagaatgaaaaggGTTCGATCGCAGATGGAAATGATTTTCACAACTCAACGGGTGAGACTAATTCTTAATGATTCAAACCCCACAgtttgaaactgaaattttttatgtaattgttattatcgttTCTTTGTACAGAAACTACCAATGGAAATACATTATTTCTGAGCGTGGTGAATGATTCTCAAATAGAGAGCGCGTCAGAATCAAAGATGGAAGTTGGTACGCTGGATGAAAATCTGGTGCAAGGTTCGCCACCCTTTAAAAATAAGCGAAAACGCACACGTCAAAGAAAGTCTAAGACCAAAGAACAGCCAGAAGAACCTGTTGCAGCTGAACTAGTTGAGTCTGAATACAAGAAGCCAAAGATAATAAATTCGGTCACGATTCCTAACGGAAAGCATATACGTTTTGGCGATGTCGAGCAGCAAGAATTTGACAGCTATGATAGCTCTGCCTCGTGCGATTCCAGGAAGCCTTCAACGAGAGAAACCACCCCTCGGAGTAAATCTGTCCCGAACTCTAGTCTTTCCAATCTTTTAGCCCTGCGTCAAAGTTCGACACCGATAACATTTGCAGCGcagaaaaaacttgaaaaaaaacagcaacCGCAACATGATTCCTACGAAGTCAAGGAATTATCAACTGAAGATTGCCAAACCCCTACAAGATTCACAGAGGTAAAGGTAGATCCTGAGAAACACGTTTTAATGGAGAGCAAGGCACGAGTCAACGATATCATTGGGTTCAAGGTA is a window encoding:
- the LOC124297577 gene encoding innexin inx2-like produces the protein MTKYDRALPQSRDCFKVYGDQPSLIYCIVPLGRWVRLISRQYLVDPPQPPARDRRHALETRKMLDLFDSLKALLQEETARVDNIVFRLHSRATVILLSACAILVTAKQYIGEPISCITDGTIDKDSVNAYCWIYSTFTVSRHLTGIPGISVASPGVGQALEGDEIHQHRYYQWVCFVLVLQALMFYTPRALWGVWERGTVRLLSVNLDNPFYRDEWTKERRNQLVEYFAITNLHTHNFYAFRFLTCEILNFCNAIGQMYLLDVFLEGQFTKYGPAVTAFAIESRPFQRVDPMTRLFPKMTKCTIHTFGASGSPQTRDALCVLPLNVVNEKIFVFIWFWLVFLAAVSGLAVVYRMIVFSQPWARVYLLRATAQLIPRSQAETIVQTFDIGDWFLLHQLSHNINPIVFWELVNELASKFSGKLAKEKVESLEFI
- the LOC124298600 gene encoding uncharacterized protein LOC124298600 — encoded protein: MCNFRVKVDLSAFYDDVRRFSWVYVDKGTVTCICHLQNHIAKVFDIQQPLHLLLHTGEYLPPNEDARILKENETIVAVPGTGLQNDQDSGKAESDVQVDTSSIISSSKKHKQPTAEKKNEKGSIADGNDFHNSTETTNGNTLFLSVVNDSQIESASESKMEVGTLDENLVQGSPPFKNKRKRTRQRKSKTKEQPEEPVAAELVESEYKKPKIINSVTIPNGKHIRFGDVEQQEFDSYDSSASCDSRKPSTRETTPRSKSVPNSSLSNLLALRQSSTPITFAAQKKLEKKQQPQHDSYEVKELSTEDCQTPTRFTEVKVDPEKHVLMESKARVNDIIGFKMLKMGQDYTPQVSKYVTAQVSQILPDNSTYVFEIIDGKREIQAPQGKFDIETDETENKDSNAFVLNWSQLIEPRLMYRGSSE